Proteins from a single region of Acidobacteriota bacterium:
- a CDS encoding non-ribosomal peptide synthetase: MGGRMRYLISGGSALSEKVQKDLHGLGFDVLEGYGLTESSPVLTVARPGNKLLRGSVGKPLPGVEVRIENPDENGVGEVLARGQNVMVGYYKNDEATEAVMQDRWLRTGDLGRLDEDGNLFIVGRSKDVIIDSNGKNIYPDEIEDHYGKSKFIKEMSVVGLPDEDGGEKIAALVVPDYEFDIALSRADTNKKVEEHFREVSAGLAFFKRVKTMHLTPFELPRTATRKVKRPEVVELLQNLEAKSKNKTKVEAEAKGDDTALWIRKVVASVSNRALSEVSIGDKLADLGFDSLMFVELQAAVEDAGGRVVSPDTLNEVQTVRELLTAVQRVDKSKKLVDEPRKEEKDTDEIFVPSIVRRIGNQVIDFAQERLYDTVLKTKIDGEGTFRSTRTSSSRRITRRTSTPAW, encoded by the coding sequence ATGGGCGGACGGATGCGATATCTGATCTCGGGCGGTTCGGCGCTCAGCGAAAAAGTACAAAAAGACCTTCACGGACTCGGTTTCGATGTCCTTGAAGGCTACGGCCTGACGGAATCATCGCCGGTTCTGACGGTGGCGCGTCCGGGCAACAAATTGCTCCGCGGGAGCGTCGGCAAGCCTCTGCCGGGCGTCGAGGTCAGGATCGAGAATCCGGACGAAAATGGCGTCGGCGAGGTTCTCGCGCGCGGCCAGAACGTGATGGTCGGCTATTACAAGAACGACGAGGCAACGGAGGCCGTGATGCAGGACCGATGGCTCCGGACCGGCGACCTCGGGCGGCTCGACGAAGACGGAAACCTGTTCATCGTCGGGCGATCCAAGGACGTCATCATCGATTCGAACGGCAAGAACATCTATCCCGACGAGATCGAGGATCATTACGGCAAGTCGAAGTTCATCAAGGAAATGTCGGTCGTCGGATTGCCCGACGAAGACGGCGGAGAAAAAATCGCCGCGCTCGTCGTTCCCGATTACGAGTTCGACATCGCGCTCTCTCGCGCCGACACGAACAAAAAGGTCGAAGAGCATTTTCGGGAGGTTTCGGCCGGGTTGGCTTTCTTCAAACGCGTCAAGACGATGCATCTGACCCCGTTCGAATTGCCGCGGACGGCGACGCGCAAGGTGAAACGGCCCGAAGTCGTCGAACTGCTTCAGAATCTGGAGGCGAAATCCAAAAACAAGACCAAGGTCGAGGCCGAAGCCAAGGGGGACGACACCGCGCTTTGGATCCGCAAGGTCGTCGCGTCGGTGTCGAACCGCGCGCTTTCGGAAGTTTCGATCGGCGACAAACTCGCGGATCTCGGATTCGATTCGCTGATGTTCGTTGAATTGCAGGCGGCGGTCGAAGATGCCGGCGGCCGCGTCGTTTCGCCGGACACGCTCAACGAAGTGCAGACCGTCCGCGAGCTTCTGACGGCAGTCCAGCGGGTCGACAAATCGAAGAAACTCGTCGACGAGCCGAGAAAGGAAGAAAAAGACACCGATGAGATCTTCGTCCCGTCGATCGTTCGCCGGATCGGAAATCAGGTCATCGATTTCGCGCAGGAGCGGCTTTACGACACGGTTCTCAAGACGAAGATCGACGGCGAGGGAACGTTCCGCAGCACACGAACTTCATCGTCGCGCCGAATCACGCGTCGCACATCGACACCGGCCTGGTAA